The Paraburkholderia sp. FT54 genome includes a region encoding these proteins:
- a CDS encoding FCD domain-containing protein — translation MQSLPYDSWNPLQLFYPMPEHPVSDPVYTLKEALLSNLRDGRWHAGERLPTERQMSEAYAVGRSTVRRALAQMKDMGLITQTVGSGTYVAEDIEQKIPKAAEPQTVVSPAELMDARLIFEPGLIDLVVRNGTPADFAAMEACCLSAERSKTLEEFERWDAEFHHKIAEAAHNNFMISVFNLILKVREHGEWGLLKKRSLTPERRLAYQREHRQLLAALKERDAASARDFMVAHLVNVRHNLFDF, via the coding sequence TTGCAGTCATTGCCTTATGATTCGTGGAACCCGTTACAGCTTTTTTATCCAATGCCCGAACATCCCGTTTCAGATCCGGTTTACACGCTCAAGGAAGCGCTGCTGTCCAACCTCCGCGATGGCCGTTGGCATGCGGGCGAACGCTTGCCCACCGAGCGGCAGATGAGCGAGGCCTACGCGGTCGGCCGCTCGACTGTGCGACGCGCGCTGGCGCAGATGAAAGACATGGGTCTGATCACCCAGACCGTGGGCAGCGGTACTTACGTGGCCGAGGATATTGAGCAAAAAATACCCAAGGCAGCCGAGCCACAAACTGTAGTAAGCCCTGCCGAGCTGATGGACGCACGGCTGATTTTCGAGCCGGGCCTGATCGACCTGGTGGTGCGCAATGGCACACCGGCCGATTTTGCAGCGATGGAAGCTTGTTGCCTGAGCGCGGAGCGGTCAAAGACGCTCGAGGAGTTCGAGCGTTGGGACGCCGAGTTTCATCACAAGATCGCGGAGGCCGCGCACAACAATTTCATGATCAGCGTCTTCAATCTGATTCTGAAAGTCCGCGAACATGGCGAATGGGGCTTGTTAAAAAAACGCAGCCTTACGCCTGAGCGAAGGCTCGCTTATCAGCGCGAGCACCGGCAATTGCTGGCAGCGCTCAAGGAACGCGATGCGGCCAGTGCACGCGATTTCATGGTCGCGCACCTGGTGAACGTACGGCACAATCTTTTCGACTTTTGA
- a CDS encoding MFS transporter, giving the protein MSTSTTTLAARDNPIKVSFASMIGSAVESYDFFIYGTAAAGWFGKIFFHTNDPIIGILAAFATLAVGFLMRPFGGYLAGHFGDRLGRKTVLFWSLLAMGAATVLIGALPTYEQAGVLAPVLLIVLRMVQGIGFGAEWGGAVLMACEHAPARRRGFFGAVPQVGIPLGLLLANGAFLLSSHLFEGNWVWRAPFLVSFAMVAIGIFIRLSVKESPAFEAIKASDTIVKQPALQVIRSDWRMILKIIGLRLAETGGYYITTSFMLSYVMLAHVTSKENVLWGTMIGSAIGLGSHLLYGALSDRLGRRPLFLFGSLFTIIFGVPMFLLINTGAGVMVITAVSLSLLFSHDPIFAVESSWFSEQFPANVRSSGISLGYNGASVVAGLLPFIATGLFGVVGWMGPAIMFSLLGVVSSLCALSMRETAPAVVEKQVVMPVNQHEMGTR; this is encoded by the coding sequence ATGAGTACCTCTACTACGACGCTTGCCGCGAGGGACAACCCGATCAAGGTCTCCTTTGCCTCGATGATCGGTTCGGCGGTGGAAAGTTATGACTTCTTCATCTACGGCACCGCCGCCGCCGGATGGTTCGGCAAGATATTTTTTCATACCAACGATCCGATCATTGGCATTCTCGCGGCGTTCGCCACGCTTGCTGTCGGCTTCCTGATGCGTCCGTTCGGCGGCTACCTTGCTGGCCATTTCGGTGATCGTTTGGGTCGCAAGACCGTGCTGTTCTGGTCGCTGCTCGCGATGGGAGCCGCAACGGTGCTGATCGGCGCGTTGCCGACCTACGAGCAGGCCGGCGTGCTGGCGCCGGTCCTGCTGATTGTGTTGCGAATGGTGCAAGGCATCGGCTTCGGCGCCGAATGGGGCGGGGCGGTGTTGATGGCGTGTGAGCATGCTCCGGCTAGACGTCGAGGCTTCTTCGGCGCTGTGCCACAGGTTGGAATTCCGCTCGGACTGCTGCTCGCCAACGGTGCGTTCCTGCTGTCGTCGCATCTGTTTGAAGGAAACTGGGTATGGCGGGCGCCGTTCCTTGTGTCATTCGCGATGGTGGCGATTGGCATTTTCATCCGTTTGAGCGTCAAGGAGTCGCCTGCATTCGAGGCCATCAAGGCCAGCGACACGATCGTCAAGCAGCCCGCGCTGCAGGTGATCCGCAGCGACTGGCGGATGATCCTGAAGATCATCGGATTGCGCCTGGCGGAAACGGGGGGCTATTACATCACGACCAGCTTCATGCTGTCGTACGTGATGCTGGCGCATGTGACGAGCAAAGAGAACGTGCTGTGGGGGACGATGATCGGCTCGGCCATCGGTCTCGGCAGCCATCTGTTGTACGGCGCGTTGAGTGACAGACTGGGACGACGCCCGCTTTTCCTGTTTGGCTCATTGTTCACGATCATCTTCGGCGTGCCGATGTTCCTGTTGATCAACACTGGCGCGGGCGTCATGGTCATTACGGCGGTATCGCTGTCGCTGCTGTTCAGCCACGATCCTATCTTTGCCGTCGAATCCAGTTGGTTCTCCGAGCAGTTTCCCGCCAATGTGCGCTCGTCAGGGATTTCGCTTGGCTACAACGGGGCGTCGGTCGTGGCGGGACTGCTGCCGTTCATCGCCACCGGACTGTTTGGCGTCGTTGGCTGGATGGGACCTGCCATCATGTTTTCACTGCTTGGAGTCGTCTCCAGCTTGTGCGCGTTGTCCATGCGCGAGACGGCGCCGGCGGTGGTGGAGAAACAAGTTGTCATGCCCGTGAACCAGCATGAAATGGGCACCCGCTGA
- a CDS encoding NAD(P)-dependent oxidoreductase yields MMKVTFVGIGAIGLPMALQVQNAGHSVTGVDLSSHARDVARASGLDAVGLFDAAPAAEVVVAMVATPAQLASLIDGVSEAVAGQRWIIMSTVGPVSVREQGARLREAGARVVDAPVTGGVARARTGELVIFAAGNQDDISALRPVLDAMGSVRVTGENLGDGQSIKVVNQHLCSVHIVAAAEALHLASSLGLEPAAVLELIEKGAAGSWMLSDRGPRMLAGTDVNVTSAINIFVKDSDLVAAAAEGCGADVPLLAVANTRYHQAADAGLGTRDDSRVIETWR; encoded by the coding sequence ATGATGAAGGTAACCTTTGTGGGTATCGGTGCGATCGGTCTGCCGATGGCGTTGCAAGTTCAAAACGCGGGCCATAGCGTGACGGGCGTCGATCTTTCGAGCCATGCGCGCGACGTCGCGCGAGCAAGCGGCCTCGACGCCGTCGGCCTGTTCGATGCGGCACCGGCCGCCGAGGTCGTTGTCGCCATGGTCGCAACGCCTGCGCAACTGGCTTCGTTGATCGACGGCGTAAGCGAAGCAGTGGCCGGGCAGCGCTGGATCATCATGTCGACCGTCGGCCCGGTGAGCGTGCGTGAACAGGGAGCGCGGTTGCGCGAGGCGGGTGCGCGTGTGGTCGATGCGCCCGTGACGGGCGGCGTCGCGCGGGCGAGGACGGGCGAATTGGTCATCTTTGCCGCCGGCAACCAGGACGACATCAGCGCGTTGCGTCCGGTGCTCGATGCAATGGGCAGCGTGCGCGTTACGGGCGAAAACCTCGGCGACGGTCAGAGCATCAAGGTGGTGAACCAGCATTTGTGCTCGGTGCATATCGTTGCCGCCGCCGAGGCCTTGCATCTGGCCAGTTCGCTCGGCCTCGAGCCTGCCGCGGTGCTCGAACTGATCGAGAAAGGCGCGGCGGGTTCGTGGATGTTGTCCGATCGCGGGCCGAGGATGTTGGCCGGCACCGACGTCAACGTGACAAGCGCGATCAATATTTTCGTCAAGGACAGCGATCTGGTTGCAGCCGCGGCTGAGGGTTGCGGCGCGGACGTACCGCTGCTCGCAGTGGCCAATACCCGCTACCACCAGGCTGCCGACGCCGGCCTCGGCACACGGGACGATAGCCGCGTGATCGAAACCTGGCGCTGA
- a CDS encoding transketolase family protein, which translates to MSAVTEKKPRLTTSAMIASIASEGQSTRPAPFGHALVAEAEKRPNIVGMSADLSKYTDLHIFANAFPKRFFQMGMAEQLLMGAAGGMAKEGFIPFATTYAVFATRRAYDFIHQVIAEENLNVKICAALPGLTTGYGPSHQATEDIALMRGIPGLTIVDPCDALDTEQAVAAIAAHNGPVYMRLLRGKVPVVLDDYDYTFELGKAKLLRDGADVLIVSSGIMTMRALEAAQALDDGSASVAVLHVPTIKPLDEATIIEQCKRPGRLVIVAENHSCIGGLGEAVAIALMRARVMPEFRQIALPDQFLDAGALPTLHDRYGISTSSIVGNIKHWLK; encoded by the coding sequence ATGAGCGCCGTCACTGAAAAGAAGCCCCGTTTGACCACGTCCGCGATGATAGCGTCGATCGCATCGGAAGGGCAAAGCACACGCCCGGCGCCGTTTGGACATGCGCTCGTGGCCGAGGCCGAGAAGCGTCCGAATATCGTGGGCATGTCCGCCGATCTGTCGAAGTACACGGACCTGCACATTTTCGCAAACGCGTTTCCCAAGCGCTTTTTCCAGATGGGCATGGCTGAGCAGCTTCTGATGGGCGCGGCGGGCGGCATGGCCAAGGAGGGCTTCATTCCGTTCGCTACGACCTACGCGGTGTTCGCGACCCGCCGCGCCTACGATTTCATCCATCAGGTGATTGCCGAGGAGAACCTCAACGTCAAGATATGCGCCGCTTTACCGGGGCTGACGACGGGCTATGGTCCGAGCCACCAGGCAACCGAAGATATCGCGCTGATGCGCGGCATTCCGGGACTGACCATCGTCGATCCGTGCGACGCGCTCGATACCGAGCAAGCTGTCGCCGCGATTGCGGCCCATAACGGCCCCGTGTATATGCGCTTGTTGCGTGGCAAGGTGCCGGTCGTGCTCGACGACTACGACTACACGTTCGAACTGGGCAAAGCCAAGCTGCTGCGCGACGGCGCCGATGTGCTGATCGTCTCGTCCGGCATCATGACCATGCGCGCGCTCGAAGCCGCGCAGGCGCTGGATGACGGATCGGCCAGCGTCGCCGTGTTGCACGTCCCGACGATCAAACCGCTCGACGAAGCCACCATCATCGAACAATGCAAACGGCCGGGCCGGCTCGTGATCGTTGCGGAGAACCATAGCTGTATCGGCGGGCTTGGCGAAGCCGTCGCCATCGCGCTGATGCGCGCGCGTGTTATGCCCGAGTTCCGGCAAATCGCGCTTCCCGATCAGTTCCTCGACGCGGGTGCCCTCCCGACGCTGCACGACCGCTATGGCATCTCGACTTCATCGATCGTCGGGAACATAAAACACTGGCTCAAGTAG
- a CDS encoding transketolase: MTPITDSTRAAADTPADPHANLAHHAYRIRRFALRMGEVQGQGYIGQALGLADVLAVAWCHAMKIRPDDPEWEERDRFLLSHGHYAIALYAALIEAGIIEETELETYGSDDSRLPMSGMATYTPGMEMSGGSLGQGMTIAVGMALGLRLKGNPAFVYNSMSDGELDEGATWEAALSAAHHRLSNLIVLVDINRQQADGPSHDILAFEPLVDKWLAFGWHVERVDGNDLDAVIGAFDRARALTDEKPRVILCDTLMGKGVPFLEAREKNHFIRVDQEEWQQAIAVLDQNHTQGDRS; this comes from the coding sequence ATGACACCCATCACCGACTCAACGCGGGCGGCCGCCGACACGCCAGCCGATCCCCACGCCAACCTCGCGCACCACGCATACCGGATTCGCCGCTTTGCTCTACGTATGGGCGAAGTCCAGGGGCAAGGCTATATCGGCCAGGCACTCGGCCTCGCCGACGTGCTCGCCGTCGCCTGGTGCCACGCCATGAAAATTCGTCCGGACGATCCCGAATGGGAAGAGCGCGACCGGTTCCTGCTGTCGCACGGACACTATGCGATCGCCCTTTATGCCGCGCTGATCGAAGCCGGCATCATCGAGGAGACCGAACTTGAAACCTATGGCTCGGACGACAGCCGCCTGCCCATGTCGGGCATGGCGACCTACACACCGGGTATGGAAATGTCAGGCGGCTCGCTCGGTCAAGGCATGACGATCGCCGTGGGCATGGCGCTCGGCCTGCGCCTCAAAGGCAATCCTGCCTTCGTCTACAACTCGATGTCCGACGGCGAACTCGACGAAGGCGCGACGTGGGAAGCGGCGCTCTCCGCAGCACATCATCGGCTTTCCAACCTGATCGTGCTCGTCGATATCAACCGTCAGCAGGCGGACGGTCCCTCGCACGACATCCTCGCGTTCGAACCGCTCGTGGACAAATGGCTGGCTTTCGGCTGGCACGTTGAACGTGTGGACGGCAACGATCTCGACGCTGTGATCGGCGCATTCGATCGGGCGCGTGCGCTGACTGATGAGAAGCCGCGGGTAATTCTCTGCGACACGCTGATGGGCAAGGGTGTGCCGTTTCTCGAAGCACGCGAGAAGAATCACTTCATCCGCGTAGATCAGGAAGAGTGGCAGCAAGCGATTGCCGTGCTCGATCAGAACCACACGCAAGGAGATCGCTCATGA
- a CDS encoding LysR substrate-binding domain-containing protein — translation MKSVRKLPLPFLRVFEAAGRTASFATAADELDLSPSAVSHSIRKLEETLNLRLFQRSTREVKLTREGAILLEHVQRGMDEMRRGLALVATDGPTPLRLHTAPSFATQWLLPRLSGFVRENPNIDLRFSASTDYARFENDDFDLDIVYGEPKPSAHEKIPLALEKLTPLCTPDLAAQIRSPEDLYAHTLIQCDVQMFQWRGWFEANDLSPPSHYGLHFDRSSMAIAAAVDGLGVVLESTLLADRELKNGKLACPLLGRTREVPYVGHYLVYPKRAHYHQAFDTFKTWLLKELRIDHPGLDDETES, via the coding sequence ATGAAGTCGGTCCGCAAACTGCCGCTGCCATTCCTGCGCGTCTTCGAGGCGGCCGGTCGCACCGCGTCGTTCGCGACGGCCGCCGACGAACTCGATCTGTCGCCGAGCGCGGTGAGCCACTCGATCCGCAAACTCGAAGAGACGTTGAATCTGCGATTGTTTCAGCGCAGTACGCGCGAGGTGAAACTCACCCGCGAGGGGGCGATCCTGCTTGAGCACGTGCAGCGAGGCATGGACGAGATGCGGCGCGGACTCGCGCTCGTCGCGACCGACGGACCGACTCCGCTGCGCCTGCACACGGCGCCTAGTTTCGCCACGCAGTGGCTGCTGCCCAGACTATCGGGTTTCGTCCGCGAAAATCCGAACATCGACTTGCGTTTTTCCGCGAGCACCGATTACGCGCGCTTCGAAAACGATGATTTCGACCTCGACATCGTGTACGGCGAGCCGAAGCCATCCGCGCATGAAAAGATTCCGCTAGCGCTGGAGAAGCTCACGCCGTTGTGCACGCCGGACCTTGCCGCGCAGATCCGCAGCCCCGAAGACCTGTATGCGCACACGCTAATTCAATGCGACGTCCAGATGTTCCAGTGGAGAGGCTGGTTTGAAGCTAACGATCTGAGCCCGCCCAGCCACTACGGCCTGCACTTCGACCGCAGTTCGATGGCTATCGCGGCGGCGGTCGACGGACTCGGCGTCGTGCTCGAATCGACGCTACTGGCCGATCGCGAATTGAAGAATGGGAAGTTGGCGTGCCCGCTGCTCGGGCGTACGCGTGAAGTGCCCTATGTCGGGCACTACCTCGTCTATCCGAAACGGGCTCACTATCACCAGGCGTTTGACACTTTCAAGACCTGGCTGCTCAAGGAGTTGAGAATCGATCACCCCGGTCTAGACGACGAGACAGAGTCTTGA
- a CDS encoding DUF4148 domain-containing protein has product MENLARNCSALAALALLLTGYAAGAPHSGPHLSPTECRDLAEIRSNAPRTKSQHQSELSALRKAGYNPSPWHDDPHYPANLHAAQRLVDHWFETECKQLQPK; this is encoded by the coding sequence ATGGAAAACCTCGCGAGAAACTGCTCGGCGCTTGCTGCGTTGGCGCTCCTGCTGACTGGATATGCCGCCGGCGCGCCACATAGCGGGCCACATCTGAGCCCAACGGAGTGCCGTGACCTGGCCGAGATTAGAAGCAACGCGCCCCGGACGAAGTCGCAACACCAAAGCGAGCTTTCGGCCCTGAGGAAAGCGGGCTACAACCCGTCACCGTGGCACGACGACCCACACTACCCAGCGAATCTACACGCGGCGCAGCGCCTGGTCGACCATTGGTTCGAAACGGAGTGCAAGCAGTTGCAGCCCAAGTGA
- a CDS encoding serine protease has protein sequence MTDIEKLKAALAKIAEVASAAVSDDACPPTKTEKHNLNHRPLTGKELNARASEFDRDGRHYGLQISVDVTSSSAPEPKTTIYRDGDRWRIEFDIHRATTTQRTGLTVGTLRRPARDERIPYQLDGFIPVDAQVRTRPLIERIVRRQVRLRGPKGDYTPLVVFPGDARHLLTDSSWPWNLTGRVTTSDGNSGSGVLIGDRLMLTAHHMRPSASINRGSWWMTFSPHFDGATNPNAPFGSSNVSDLRHYDADSDDDYVVGHDFMLCRLFEPLGQRLGFLGATTFNDDWRGMQVWANIGYPDDVGGGTRPAVQLNQSMEDDYEDDDGQIIETEASLNHGNSGGPFFSWFDDGHVRLCGVVSSGGTFGDDRDNALASGVDMINLINWGRSNWPA, from the coding sequence ATGACTGATATTGAAAAACTAAAAGCGGCCTTGGCCAAGATCGCCGAAGTGGCTAGCGCTGCAGTAAGCGACGACGCGTGTCCACCAACGAAGACCGAGAAGCACAATTTGAACCACCGACCTCTGACTGGCAAGGAGCTTAATGCTAGAGCGTCCGAATTCGACCGTGATGGCCGGCACTATGGTCTTCAGATCTCCGTTGACGTCACGAGTTCGAGCGCTCCCGAACCAAAGACGACGATCTACCGCGATGGCGACCGGTGGCGCATCGAGTTTGACATCCATCGCGCGACGACCACGCAACGCACCGGCCTCACCGTCGGCACTTTGCGACGGCCCGCGCGCGACGAGCGCATCCCATACCAACTTGACGGGTTCATCCCAGTCGACGCGCAGGTCCGCACTCGGCCGCTTATCGAACGGATCGTCCGAAGGCAGGTGCGGTTGCGCGGGCCCAAGGGCGACTACACGCCGCTTGTGGTGTTTCCCGGCGACGCCCGGCACCTGCTCACGGATAGCAGCTGGCCGTGGAACTTGACTGGGCGGGTGACGACCAGCGATGGCAATTCCGGCTCGGGCGTGCTCATCGGCGATCGACTCATGCTCACCGCGCATCACATGCGTCCGAGCGCCAGCATTAATCGGGGAAGCTGGTGGATGACGTTCTCGCCTCACTTTGACGGCGCGACCAATCCTAATGCTCCGTTCGGGTCAAGTAACGTTAGTGATCTTCGCCATTACGACGCCGACAGCGACGACGACTACGTCGTCGGGCACGACTTCATGCTATGCCGGCTGTTTGAGCCGCTCGGCCAGCGACTCGGCTTTTTGGGGGCCACCACCTTCAATGATGACTGGCGCGGCATGCAGGTTTGGGCCAACATCGGCTACCCTGACGATGTGGGCGGCGGGACGCGCCCCGCGGTGCAATTGAATCAAAGCATGGAGGACGACTACGAAGACGACGACGGGCAAATCATCGAAACTGAGGCGAGCCTCAACCACGGCAACTCCGGCGGCCCGTTCTTCTCCTGGTTCGACGACGGCCATGTTCGCCTTTGCGGCGTCGTGTCCTCGGGCGGCACGTTCGGCGACGACCGGGACAATGCGCTTGCCAGCGGCGTCGACATGATCAACTTGATCAACTGGGGACGCAGCAACTGGCCCGCCTAA
- a CDS encoding glucose 1-dehydrogenase has translation MSKPVILITGALTGIGRATALAFARNGVNLAVAGRRTADGTALEAELRKLGAEAVFIQTDVRHEDEVRQLVDQTVARFGRLDVAVNNAGTEGVPGPVIEQTPQTYATVFDTNVLGTLLCLKHEMRVMLAQKSGSIINISSTMGSRGAPGASMYVASKHAVEGLTKAAALEGAAAGVRVNAVAPGPVETGMLDRFTGSAERRQAAQAGVPAKRFGTPDEIADAILFLASPKSAFVVGQIIGVNGGKTAL, from the coding sequence ATGAGCAAACCCGTAATTCTTATTACCGGTGCCCTGACTGGCATCGGCCGAGCCACCGCCCTCGCATTCGCCCGGAACGGTGTCAACCTCGCTGTCGCTGGCCGCCGCACCGCGGACGGCACAGCTCTGGAAGCGGAACTTAGGAAGTTGGGCGCGGAAGCTGTCTTCATCCAGACCGACGTACGCCACGAGGACGAAGTGCGCCAACTGGTCGATCAGACCGTAGCCCGCTTCGGTCGACTCGATGTTGCCGTGAACAACGCCGGGACCGAGGGTGTGCCTGGTCCAGTGATCGAGCAGACTCCGCAGACGTACGCAACTGTGTTCGACACCAATGTCCTTGGCACACTGCTGTGTCTTAAGCATGAGATGCGCGTGATGCTGGCGCAGAAGAGCGGCAGCATCATCAACATCTCGTCGACCATGGGTAGCCGTGGTGCCCCGGGTGCTTCGATGTATGTCGCGAGCAAGCATGCCGTCGAAGGACTGACAAAAGCGGCTGCGCTGGAAGGCGCAGCTGCCGGCGTGCGTGTGAACGCTGTTGCGCCGGGTCCGGTGGAAACGGGCATGCTGGACCGTTTTACCGGAAGCGCTGAGCGCAGGCAGGCAGCGCAAGCCGGTGTTCCCGCAAAACGTTTCGGCACACCGGATGAAATCGCGGATGCTATTTTGTTTCTTGCGTCGCCCAAGTCGGCATTCGTGGTGGGGCAGATTATTGGCGTGAACGGCGGTAAGACTGCGCTTTAA
- a CDS encoding LysR family transcriptional regulator, which translates to MELRHLRYFIAVAETGSLTVAAERRLHTSQPSLSRQIRDLETQVGVELLSRSARGVELTAAGKAFIDHVRLALNQVDAAIEAAKQAAQPSKQRFALGFLTGQEMTWLPRAMHILRDELPNVDVTVSSGYSPDLAEGVARGKLDLAFMRAEPDFDLAYQVVSQEPLVVLMPSDHMLASRDVVSPRDLADYPFIAMASKAKVVRAVIDGYLKRSGIEIVPTQNVDNPAMVMSLVASTRSLTLIPSYLENLMPWSVVSRPLAGNVPEVDLAIGYSKANMSPVLKLFLSRVDDLTTRSWQSAR; encoded by the coding sequence ATGGAATTGCGGCACCTTCGATACTTCATCGCCGTCGCCGAGACAGGAAGCCTTACGGTCGCAGCCGAACGCCGTTTGCACACCTCCCAGCCATCGCTGAGCCGGCAAATTCGGGATCTGGAAACCCAGGTCGGGGTTGAATTGCTTAGCCGCAGTGCACGCGGCGTGGAACTGACTGCCGCTGGAAAGGCCTTCATCGATCACGTGCGGCTGGCGCTGAATCAGGTGGATGCCGCCATTGAAGCCGCCAAGCAGGCAGCACAGCCGTCCAAGCAGCGATTTGCGCTCGGATTTCTCACCGGGCAGGAGATGACATGGCTACCCAGAGCCATGCACATTCTTCGAGATGAATTACCCAACGTGGATGTCACGGTGTCCAGTGGGTATTCGCCAGATCTTGCTGAAGGAGTTGCACGAGGCAAGCTGGATCTGGCATTCATGCGCGCCGAGCCGGACTTCGATCTTGCTTATCAAGTCGTGAGTCAGGAGCCGCTGGTGGTGCTGATGCCCAGCGACCACATGCTGGCATCACGCGACGTAGTCTCTCCCCGTGACCTTGCCGATTACCCTTTTATTGCCATGGCGAGCAAGGCGAAGGTGGTGCGCGCGGTTATCGACGGCTACCTGAAGCGTTCCGGTATCGAAATCGTGCCGACCCAAAACGTCGATAACCCTGCGATGGTCATGTCGTTGGTGGCATCGACCCGAAGTCTGACGCTCATTCCCTCGTACCTTGAGAATTTGATGCCGTGGTCGGTGGTTAGCCGGCCCCTAGCTGGCAATGTGCCGGAAGTTGATCTGGCTATCGGCTACAGCAAGGCGAATATGTCGCCCGTCTTGAAGCTCTTCCTTTCAAGAGTGGACGACCTGACCACCCGCTCGTGGCAAAGCGCTCGTTGA
- a CDS encoding lecithin retinol acyltransferase family protein, which produces MGHATIESRTSATIQMLWHLGVGSEPALGAHLVTPRGAYRHHGIYVGEGKVVHYAGLARSLHRGPVEEVTIACFAAGSEVWIKPGNRPGCADRQVVERARSRLGENRYRLLTNNCEHFCTWCLYGESRSEQVRAYLTYPRVAIGAAAGLFKMSINYLTGMVSNRAGAQVRCSM; this is translated from the coding sequence ATGGGACACGCCACTATCGAGTCGCGCACCAGTGCGACGATACAGATGCTGTGGCATCTTGGAGTTGGAAGCGAACCGGCTCTCGGCGCACATCTCGTGACACCTCGCGGCGCATACCGCCACCACGGCATCTATGTAGGCGAAGGCAAGGTGGTGCACTACGCGGGTCTTGCCCGGTCGTTGCATCGCGGACCTGTCGAGGAGGTGACGATTGCATGCTTCGCTGCCGGAAGCGAAGTGTGGATAAAGCCGGGCAATCGTCCAGGTTGCGCCGACCGGCAAGTCGTAGAACGGGCGCGCTCGCGCCTTGGCGAGAATCGATACAGGCTGCTGACCAATAACTGCGAGCACTTCTGCACGTGGTGTCTGTATGGCGAAAGCCGCAGCGAGCAAGTGCGCGCGTACCTGACCTATCCGCGTGTGGCAATCGGCGCAGCGGCCGGCCTGTTCAAGATGTCGATCAATTACCTCACTGGGATGGTCAGCAACCGCGCAGGTGCGCAGGTGCGTTGCTCGATGTGA